In a genomic window of Arthrobacter woluwensis:
- a CDS encoding glycoside hydrolase family 13 protein produces the protein MAAEPVLLPEATWWRQAAVYQIYPRSFADANGDGIGDLRGIISRVPYLAGLGIDAVWLSPFYPSALADGGYDVADYRDIDPRIGTLEEFDEMVTALHAAGIRVIVDIVPNHSSDEHAWFREALASPRGSAARERYLFRDGLGEHGENPPSDWDSVFGGPAWERITEPDGTPGQWYLHTFAKEQPDFNWDNPEVREDFLRTLRFWSDRGVDGFRVDVANLLVKDLPETLPSRAELEALDRDSGTHPLMDRDEVHEIYADWRAAFNEYDPPRTAVAEAWVDSPVRRAKYASPDGLGQAFNFDLLTADFDPEAFRRIVTENLAQSATTGSSSTWVLSNHDVTRHATRYGLPPLGDRKGVKQGIEWMIAGAPADGVDPALGLARARAATLFLLALPGSTYLYQGEELGLQEVGDLPAEARQDPAYHRSVHQPAWSYDGLGRDGCRVPLPWTSSGPSFGFGPGGAHLPQPAWFGAYSVEAEDSDPASTLHLYRTALRLRSTLQGAETLDWVETPPAALGFTRPGGWLTITNFGQEPVDLPVGELLLVSAPAENGLLPGSATAWLRVPGTAASA, from the coding sequence ATGGCAGCAGAACCCGTCCTCCTCCCCGAGGCCACCTGGTGGCGTCAGGCCGCCGTCTACCAGATCTACCCCCGCTCTTTCGCGGACGCCAACGGCGACGGCATCGGCGATCTGCGCGGCATCATCTCGCGGGTGCCGTACCTGGCCGGCCTGGGGATCGACGCCGTGTGGCTGAGTCCCTTCTACCCCTCGGCACTCGCGGACGGCGGCTACGACGTGGCGGACTACCGCGACATCGACCCGCGGATCGGCACGCTCGAGGAGTTCGACGAGATGGTGACGGCCCTGCACGCGGCCGGCATCCGCGTCATCGTGGACATCGTGCCGAACCACTCCTCGGACGAGCACGCGTGGTTCCGGGAGGCCCTGGCCTCGCCCCGCGGCTCCGCGGCCAGGGAGCGGTACCTCTTCCGGGACGGGCTGGGTGAGCACGGGGAGAACCCGCCGTCGGACTGGGACTCGGTGTTCGGCGGCCCCGCCTGGGAGCGCATCACCGAACCGGACGGGACGCCGGGCCAGTGGTACCTGCACACCTTCGCCAAAGAGCAGCCGGACTTCAACTGGGACAACCCGGAGGTCCGCGAGGACTTCCTGAGGACCCTGCGTTTCTGGTCCGATCGCGGCGTGGACGGCTTCCGCGTGGACGTGGCGAACCTGCTGGTGAAGGACCTTCCGGAGACGCTGCCCAGCCGCGCGGAACTGGAGGCCCTGGACCGCGACTCCGGCACGCACCCGCTCATGGACCGGGACGAGGTGCACGAGATCTACGCCGACTGGCGCGCCGCGTTCAACGAGTACGACCCGCCCCGCACCGCCGTCGCCGAGGCCTGGGTCGACTCGCCGGTTCGCCGCGCGAAGTACGCCTCGCCGGACGGGCTGGGCCAGGCCTTCAACTTCGATCTCCTGACCGCGGACTTCGACCCGGAGGCGTTCCGGCGGATCGTCACGGAGAACCTCGCCCAGTCGGCGACCACCGGCTCCTCCTCCACCTGGGTGCTCTCCAATCACGACGTCACCCGCCACGCCACCCGCTATGGGCTGCCGCCGCTGGGCGACCGCAAGGGCGTGAAGCAGGGCATCGAGTGGATGATCGCCGGGGCGCCGGCCGACGGCGTCGATCCCGCGCTCGGCCTCGCCCGGGCCCGCGCCGCGACGCTCTTCCTCCTGGCCCTGCCCGGCAGCACCTACCTCTACCAGGGTGAGGAGCTCGGGTTGCAGGAGGTCGGTGATCTGCCGGCCGAGGCGCGGCAGGACCCGGCCTACCACCGCTCGGTGCACCAGCCGGCCTGGTCCTACGACGGCCTGGGGCGCGACGGCTGCCGCGTGCCCCTGCCCTGGACGTCGTCCGGACCGTCGTTCGGCTTCGGGCCGGGCGGCGCCCATCTGCCCCAGCCGGCGTGGTTCGGCGCGTACTCGGTGGAAGCCGAGGACTCGGATCCGGCGTCGACCCTCCATCTGTACCGCACGGCTCTGCGCCTGCGCAGCACGCTGCAGGGCGCCGAGACGCTGGACTGGGTGGAGACGCCCCCTGCAGCGCTCGGCTTCACCCGTCCCGGCGGCTGGCTGACGATCACCAACTTCGGCCAGGAACCCGTGGACCTGCCCGTGGGAGAGCTGCTGCTCGTGAGCGCGCCCGCGGAGAACGGCCTGCTGCCCGGCTCCGCGACCGCCTGGCTGCGTGTCCCGGGCACCGCGGCCTCGGCCTGA
- a CDS encoding carbohydrate ABC transporter permease — translation MSTSTSAARRTVRRGRRRVEPVYWLFLLPSLVLFTLAITVPGIIGITFSFTDSIGVGDWSFNGLTNYIALFSDPAILQSYLFTFGFSIVTVLVVNVIAFLLAIGLTARIRFKTGLRTVFVIPMVISGIIIAYVFNFLFSNSLPAVGSATGVTWLQTSLLANPDLAWVAIVAVTAWQAIPGTLLIYIAGLLSVPGDVYEAADLDGASKTQQLLRVTMPLVAGYVVINVILGFKGFLNAYDIIKGLTDGGPGTSTRSIAMSIIAGFNGGDYGYQMANATIFFVVAVLISLLQLSLTRGRNAL, via the coding sequence ATGAGCACCTCCACCAGCGCCGCAAGGCGCACGGTCCGGCGCGGCCGGCGTCGTGTCGAACCCGTCTACTGGCTCTTCCTGCTGCCGAGCCTCGTCCTGTTCACTCTGGCCATCACGGTCCCCGGCATCATCGGCATCACGTTCAGCTTCACCGACTCCATCGGCGTCGGTGACTGGAGCTTCAACGGCCTGACGAACTACATCGCCCTGTTCAGTGACCCGGCCATCCTGCAGAGCTACCTGTTCACGTTCGGCTTCTCGATCGTCACTGTGCTCGTGGTGAACGTGATCGCCTTCCTCCTGGCGATCGGTCTCACCGCGCGCATCCGTTTCAAGACCGGGCTCCGCACCGTCTTCGTGATCCCGATGGTCATCTCCGGCATCATCATCGCCTACGTCTTCAACTTCCTGTTCTCGAACTCGCTGCCCGCCGTCGGCTCCGCCACAGGCGTGACCTGGCTCCAGACGAGCCTGCTCGCCAACCCGGACCTCGCCTGGGTGGCGATCGTGGCCGTCACCGCCTGGCAGGCCATCCCCGGCACGCTGCTCATCTACATCGCCGGGCTCCTCTCGGTCCCGGGCGACGTCTACGAAGCGGCCGATCTGGACGGCGCCAGCAAGACGCAGCAGCTCCTGCGGGTGACCATGCCGCTCGTGGCGGGCTACGTGGTCATCAATGTCATCCTCGGCTTCAAGGGCTTCCTGAACGCCTACGACATCATCAAGGGCCTCACCGACGGCGGCCCGGGCACCTCGACCCGCAGCATCGCCATGAGCATCATCGCCGGATTCAACGGCGGCGATTACGGCTACCAGATGGCCAACGCGACGATCTTCTTCGTCGTCGCGGTCCTCATCTCCCTGCTCCAGCTCTCGCTGACCCGCGGAAGGAACGCACTCTGA
- a CDS encoding HAD family hydrolase, with translation MVPTGVLFDIDDTLVDLASAMTRALGGSLLEVLPPGALASLGLGSGVPAADGAGLSAHDAEARRRWLAFSEHFVQDVTGAYDDYLTGRLDFRSMRILRLHRAAEPLGLRVDDELALRWVVRFAELAESGVTPFPDVLPVLDFLDVHGIPYGAVSNNVEAFQRAKLGYAGLSRIAVVVGTDTLGVTKPDPAIFHEGARQLAVPPAECWYVGDNPVVDHDGAVAAGLKGVYLDRGIPGSGSSGNSPVPGFVRPAGERLTIRSLSEVPALLGLDDPARESLSVGDAV, from the coding sequence ATGGTCCCCACGGGAGTCCTGTTCGACATCGATGACACCCTCGTGGACCTGGCCTCCGCCATGACCCGCGCCCTGGGCGGCAGCCTCCTCGAGGTCCTGCCGCCCGGGGCGCTGGCGTCTCTGGGACTGGGTTCCGGCGTGCCTGCCGCGGACGGCGCGGGGCTTTCCGCGCACGACGCCGAGGCCCGCCGTCGCTGGCTGGCGTTCAGTGAGCACTTCGTGCAGGACGTCACCGGCGCCTACGACGACTACCTCACCGGCCGGCTGGACTTCCGGTCCATGCGGATCCTGCGGCTGCACCGGGCGGCGGAACCGCTCGGTCTGAGGGTCGACGACGAGCTGGCCCTGCGCTGGGTCGTCCGGTTCGCGGAGCTCGCCGAGTCCGGGGTGACCCCGTTCCCGGACGTGCTGCCCGTGCTCGACTTCCTCGACGTGCACGGTATCCCGTATGGAGCGGTCAGCAACAACGTGGAGGCTTTCCAGCGGGCCAAGCTGGGCTATGCCGGGCTGTCCCGCATCGCCGTGGTGGTGGGGACCGACACCCTCGGCGTGACCAAGCCCGACCCCGCCATCTTCCACGAGGGCGCGCGCCAGCTGGCCGTTCCGCCGGCCGAGTGCTGGTACGTGGGGGACAACCCGGTGGTGGACCACGACGGCGCCGTGGCCGCCGGGCTGAAGGGCGTGTACCTGGATCGCGGGATCCCCGGGAGCGGCAGCTCCGGGAACTCTCCCGTGCCCGGATTCGTGCGGCCTGCCGGGGAGCGTCTGACCATCCGTTCCCTGTCCGAGGTGCCGGCTCTGCTCGGTCTCGACGACCCGGCGAGGGAGTCCCTGAGCGTCGGTGACGCGGTGTGA
- a CDS encoding glycoside hydrolase family 13 protein produces the protein MSTTAPEAQHRDADHLSDPDWWRQAAVYQIYPRSFADSNGDGIGDLPGITSKVGYLRELGVDAVWLSPFYPSALADGGYDVDDYRDVDPRLGTLADFDDMVAALHAAGIRLIVDIVPNHSSDRHAWFREALASEPGSPARNRYIFRDGKGEHGELPPADWDSVFGGPAWERITEPDGTPGQWYFHLFAKEQPDFNWDNPEVREDFLKTLRFWSDRGVDGFRVDVAHGMVKDFSEPMPSKADLQALNTGTDGFVDGSHPFWDRDAVHEIYAEWRTVFNEYSPARTAVAEAWVHPDRRARYASPEGLGQAFNFDLLQADFRADDFRAVITKNLAEAAASGASSTWVFSNHDVVRHATRYGLPESGPAESGAIMANAGKSWLLDGGDPAAVDAALGLRRARAATQLMLALPGSSYLYQGEELGLQEVGQIPDSERQDPSFFRNPGVEIGRDGCRVPLPWTSSGPSFGFGPGGSHLPQPAWFADYSVQAEEADEDSTLSFYRKALALRAELQGAEDLEWLPTEEPSVLAFRRPGGWISVTNFGDAPATLPDGEVLLSSAPLKGHTLPGATTAWLRG, from the coding sequence GTGAGCACCACCGCCCCCGAGGCACAGCACCGCGACGCCGACCACCTGAGCGACCCCGACTGGTGGCGCCAGGCGGCCGTCTATCAGATCTACCCGCGCAGCTTCGCCGATTCCAACGGCGACGGCATCGGCGATCTGCCCGGCATCACGTCCAAGGTCGGATACCTCAGGGAACTGGGGGTCGACGCCGTCTGGCTGAGTCCGTTCTACCCCTCAGCGCTGGCCGACGGCGGCTACGACGTGGACGACTACCGCGACGTCGACCCCCGGCTGGGGACGCTCGCGGACTTCGACGACATGGTCGCCGCGCTCCACGCAGCCGGCATCCGTCTCATTGTGGACATCGTGCCGAACCATTCCTCAGACCGCCACGCGTGGTTCCGGGAGGCACTGGCCTCGGAGCCCGGCTCGCCTGCCCGCAACCGGTACATCTTCCGCGACGGCAAGGGCGAGCACGGCGAGCTGCCCCCGGCCGACTGGGATTCGGTCTTCGGCGGGCCCGCCTGGGAACGCATCACCGAACCGGACGGCACTCCCGGCCAGTGGTACTTCCACCTCTTCGCCAAGGAACAGCCCGACTTCAACTGGGACAACCCCGAGGTGCGTGAGGACTTCCTGAAGACCCTGCGCTTCTGGTCCGACCGCGGTGTCGACGGCTTCCGCGTGGATGTGGCGCATGGGATGGTGAAGGACTTCTCCGAGCCGATGCCGTCCAAGGCGGACCTCCAGGCACTGAACACCGGCACGGACGGGTTCGTGGACGGCTCCCACCCGTTCTGGGATCGCGACGCGGTGCACGAGATCTACGCCGAGTGGCGCACGGTCTTCAACGAGTACTCCCCCGCCCGCACGGCCGTGGCCGAGGCCTGGGTGCACCCGGACCGCCGAGCCCGGTACGCGAGCCCGGAGGGACTGGGCCAGGCGTTCAACTTCGACCTCCTCCAGGCGGACTTCCGGGCCGACGACTTCCGTGCGGTCATCACGAAGAACCTCGCCGAGGCAGCGGCAAGCGGCGCCTCCTCCACGTGGGTCTTCTCCAACCACGACGTCGTCCGGCACGCCACACGCTACGGGCTGCCAGAGTCCGGCCCGGCGGAGTCCGGCGCCATCATGGCGAACGCCGGCAAGTCCTGGCTGCTCGACGGCGGCGACCCCGCCGCGGTGGACGCCGCACTCGGCCTGCGACGCGCCCGCGCCGCAACGCAGCTCATGCTCGCCCTGCCGGGCTCGTCCTATCTGTACCAGGGCGAGGAGCTCGGGCTCCAGGAAGTCGGTCAGATCCCGGACTCGGAGCGGCAGGACCCGTCCTTCTTCCGGAACCCCGGCGTGGAGATCGGCCGCGACGGCTGCCGCGTCCCCCTGCCCTGGACGTCGTCCGGACCGTCGTTCGGATTCGGGCCCGGCGGCTCCCACCTGCCCCAGCCCGCGTGGTTCGCGGACTACTCGGTGCAGGCGGAGGAAGCGGATGAGGACTCCACGCTGAGCTTCTACCGCAAGGCCCTGGCTCTCCGTGCCGAGCTCCAGGGCGCCGAGGACCTCGAGTGGCTGCCCACTGAGGAGCCCTCGGTGCTCGCCTTCCGGCGTCCCGGCGGCTGGATCAGCGTCACGAACTTCGGCGACGCTCCGGCCACGCTCCCGGACGGCGAGGTGCTGCTGAGCAGTGCCCCGCTCAAGGGACACACCCTCCCGGGCGCGACCACCGCCTGGCTGCGGGGCTGA
- the leuC gene encoding 3-isopropylmalate dehydratase large subunit: MPKTLAEKVWDAHIVRKGEGEGVNAQPDLLFIDLHLVHEVTSPQAFEGLRLAGRPLRRPDLTIATEDHNTPTIDIDKPIPDPTSRTQIETLRANCKEFGVRLHSLGDKEQGIVHVVGPQLGLTQPGMTVVCGDSHTSTHGAFGALAMGIGTSEVEHVMATQTLSLKPFKTMAINVEGTLKPGVSSKDIILAVIAKIGTGGGQGYVLEYRGSAIRALSMEARMTICNMSIEAGARAGMVAPDQTTYDFMKGRPHAPEGADWDAAVEYWNSLHTDEGAVFDEEVFLDADTLEPFVTWGTNPGQGVSLSQAVPDPESFGDENQKAAARRALEYMDLEAGTPMKDIRVDTVFLGSCTNSRLEDLQAAADVIRGRRKDPNIRMMVVPGSARVRLEAEAIGLDKVFKEFGAEWRFAGCSMCLGMNPDQLAPGERCASTSNRNFEGRQGKGGRTHLVSPVVAAATAVRGTLSSPSDLEPLAQEDAGTAAA; this comes from the coding sequence ATGCCGAAGACACTGGCCGAGAAGGTCTGGGACGCGCACATCGTGCGTAAAGGCGAGGGCGAAGGAGTCAACGCCCAGCCCGATCTCCTCTTCATCGACCTTCACCTGGTGCACGAGGTGACCTCCCCGCAGGCCTTCGAGGGCCTGCGCCTGGCCGGCCGTCCGCTGCGCCGCCCGGATCTGACGATCGCCACCGAGGACCACAACACCCCGACGATCGACATCGACAAGCCGATCCCGGACCCCACCAGCCGCACCCAGATCGAGACGCTGCGCGCCAACTGCAAGGAGTTCGGCGTCCGCCTGCACTCGCTGGGTGACAAGGAACAGGGCATCGTCCACGTCGTCGGCCCCCAGCTCGGCCTGACGCAGCCCGGCATGACCGTGGTGTGCGGCGACTCCCACACCTCCACGCACGGCGCGTTCGGCGCGCTGGCCATGGGCATCGGCACCTCCGAGGTCGAGCACGTCATGGCCACGCAGACGCTGTCCCTGAAGCCGTTCAAGACCATGGCCATCAACGTGGAGGGCACCCTGAAGCCGGGCGTCTCCTCGAAGGACATCATCCTGGCGGTCATCGCCAAGATCGGCACGGGCGGCGGGCAGGGCTACGTCCTGGAATACCGCGGCTCCGCCATCCGGGCGCTGTCCATGGAAGCGCGCATGACCATCTGCAACATGTCGATCGAGGCCGGCGCCCGCGCCGGCATGGTGGCGCCGGACCAGACCACGTACGACTTCATGAAGGGCCGCCCGCACGCTCCCGAAGGAGCCGACTGGGACGCCGCCGTCGAGTACTGGAACAGCCTGCACACCGATGAGGGCGCCGTCTTCGACGAAGAGGTGTTCCTGGACGCCGACACCCTCGAGCCGTTCGTCACCTGGGGCACCAACCCGGGCCAGGGCGTCTCTCTCTCGCAGGCCGTCCCGGACCCCGAGTCCTTCGGTGACGAGAACCAGAAGGCCGCCGCGCGCCGCGCCCTGGAGTACATGGACCTGGAAGCCGGCACCCCGATGAAGGACATCCGGGTGGACACGGTCTTCCTCGGCTCCTGTACCAACTCCCGCCTGGAGGACCTGCAGGCCGCCGCGGACGTCATCCGTGGCCGCCGCAAGGATCCCAACATCCGCATGATGGTGGTCCCCGGCTCCGCCCGCGTCCGCCTGGAGGCGGAGGCGATCGGCCTGGACAAGGTCTTCAAGGAGTTCGGCGCCGAGTGGCGCTTCGCGGGCTGCTCGATGTGCCTCGGCATGAACCCGGACCAGCTGGCCCCGGGCGAGCGCTGCGCGTCCACGTCCAACCGCAACTTCGAAGGCCGTCAGGGCAAGGGTGGGCGCACCCACCTGGTCTCGCCCGTGGTGGCCGCCGCCACCGCGGTCCGCGGGACGCTGAGCTCCCCGTCGGATCTGGAACCCCTGGCACAGGAAGACGCCGGCACCGCCGCCGCCTGA
- the leuD gene encoding 3-isopropylmalate dehydratase small subunit, with protein MEKFTTHTGIGVPLRQSNVDTDQIIPAVYLKRITRTGFEDALFAGWRKDENFILNQEPFSRGSVLVAGPDFGTGSSREHAVWALKDYGFKAVLSSRFADIFRGNSGKQGLLAAVLEQDDIELIWKVLENAPGTEIRVDLQSKVVECGNVVAPFQIDDYTRWRLLEGLDDIGLTLQHEEDITAYEATRPSFKPKTLPAKS; from the coding sequence ATGGAAAAATTCACCACCCACACCGGCATCGGCGTCCCGCTGCGTCAGAGCAACGTCGACACGGACCAGATCATCCCCGCCGTCTACCTCAAGCGCATCACCCGGACGGGCTTCGAGGACGCGCTGTTCGCGGGCTGGCGCAAGGATGAGAACTTCATCCTGAACCAGGAGCCCTTCAGCCGCGGTTCCGTGCTGGTGGCCGGGCCCGACTTCGGCACCGGTTCGTCCCGCGAGCACGCCGTCTGGGCGCTCAAGGACTACGGGTTCAAGGCCGTGCTGTCCTCCCGCTTCGCCGACATCTTCCGCGGCAACTCCGGTAAGCAGGGCCTCCTGGCCGCTGTGCTGGAGCAGGACGACATCGAGTTGATCTGGAAGGTCCTCGAGAACGCGCCGGGCACCGAGATCCGCGTGGACCTGCAGTCCAAGGTCGTGGAATGCGGCAACGTCGTGGCGCCGTTCCAGATCGACGACTACACCCGCTGGCGCCTGCTGGAAGGCCTGGATGACATCGGGCTGACCCTGCAGCACGAAGAGGACATCACCGCCTACGAGGCGACGCGGCCGTCCTTCAAGCCGAAGACGCTCCCCGCCAAAAGCTGA
- a CDS encoding DUF1697 domain-containing protein, giving the protein MTEPHRYAVFLRGINVGGINIRMADLKACLSEGPFRNVKTLLATGNVILEADAGPDVVKKACEDALRARFGYDAWVIVTDREEIDRIVESTPYPADDPAQHSYVTLASDPTVLDSLIEAASALGPTGIVRLTPGAIATQVAVGSSTDAPVSKLMARAAYKPYTTTRNLRTLLKVQAALA; this is encoded by the coding sequence ATGACCGAGCCGCACCGCTACGCCGTCTTCCTCCGCGGGATCAACGTGGGAGGGATCAACATCCGGATGGCGGATCTCAAGGCCTGCCTGAGCGAAGGGCCCTTCCGGAACGTGAAGACGCTGCTGGCCACGGGCAATGTGATCCTGGAGGCGGATGCCGGGCCGGATGTCGTGAAGAAGGCCTGCGAAGACGCCCTGCGGGCCCGGTTCGGCTACGACGCCTGGGTGATCGTCACGGACCGCGAGGAGATCGACCGGATCGTCGAGTCCACCCCCTATCCGGCCGACGACCCGGCCCAGCACTCCTACGTCACCCTGGCCAGCGACCCCACGGTGCTGGACTCCCTGATCGAGGCCGCCTCGGCCCTCGGTCCCACGGGCATCGTCCGCCTGACACCGGGTGCCATCGCAACCCAGGTGGCCGTGGGATCCAGCACGGACGCTCCCGTCTCCAAGCTCATGGCACGGGCCGCCTACAAGCCCTACACCACGACCAGGAATCTCCGGACGCTCCTGAAGGTCCAGGCCGCCCTCGCCTGA
- a CDS encoding IclR family transcriptional regulator, with protein MDTSSGVGVIDKAAQVLDALEAGPTTLAQLVAATGLARPTVHRLALALVHHRLVSRDMQGRFVLGSRLVELASAAGEDRLIASAGPVLLQLRDATGESAQIFRRQGEWRVCVASAERPVGLRDTIPVGTQLSMKAGSAAQVLLAWEDHDRLLEGLQNARFTPTVLAGVRRRGWAQSLGEREPGVASVSAPVRGPSGRVIAAVSISGPIERLTRQPGRMHAEVVCNAGRLLTEALRKGND; from the coding sequence ATGGACACTTCAAGTGGCGTCGGCGTCATCGACAAAGCGGCTCAGGTTCTCGACGCTCTCGAGGCCGGACCGACCACCCTGGCACAGCTGGTCGCTGCCACCGGACTCGCACGCCCCACCGTGCACCGGCTCGCCCTCGCCCTGGTGCACCACCGACTGGTGAGCCGCGACATGCAGGGCCGCTTCGTGCTCGGCAGCCGCCTCGTCGAGCTGGCCTCCGCCGCGGGTGAGGACCGCCTGATCGCCTCCGCCGGCCCGGTGCTCCTCCAGCTGCGGGACGCCACCGGCGAGTCCGCCCAGATCTTCCGCCGCCAGGGCGAGTGGCGCGTGTGCGTCGCGTCCGCCGAGCGCCCCGTCGGCCTGCGGGACACCATCCCCGTCGGCACCCAGCTGTCGATGAAGGCCGGCTCGGCCGCCCAGGTGCTGCTCGCCTGGGAGGACCACGACCGCCTGCTGGAGGGTCTGCAGAACGCCCGCTTCACCCCCACCGTCCTCGCTGGCGTACGACGCCGCGGCTGGGCTCAGAGCCTCGGTGAACGCGAGCCGGGGGTCGCCTCAGTCTCGGCCCCCGTGCGCGGGCCGTCCGGCCGCGTGATCGCCGCCGTGTCGATCTCCGGACCGATCGAGCGCCTCACGCGCCAGCCGGGCCGGATGCACGCCGAGGTCGTCTGCAACGCCGGGCGACTGCTCACCGAGGCCTTGCGCAAGGGAAACGACTGA
- a CDS encoding ABC transporter substrate-binding protein — protein MSVKPTRAKRTAGLALSLALLGGLLSGCASDGGTETIRFTFSKREAIPFMTKVVNEYNASQNKTRVVLDTSGVDVVSASFVRGNPPDLMLANYNTEVSRFIDRCALSDLSGTAAAGQIRQDYQPLLDQYGHCEGRQSALPYSVMASSVIYDKKIFAAHRIAVPKTWDQLLAACEALKASGVTPFQATIMDNWTVGQGWFDYAVGGSLNLVDFYQRLAAEGDTVGTTSTTSFSQAFTAPMDRMQQLLKYANKNASSQTYGDGNLAFAQGKAAMYLQGPWAFSEIAKTAPDLELGTFPLPMTNNEKDLAVRVNLDLAAMVPQASKHQEAARAFLDYLYKPEHIQAYNDSQLGFTPLKGAAPPKDPRVAGMIPYVDQGKVYQGPSVLIPKTIPVFNYAQAIALGAEPEATLRTLDADWARLAFRAPATKEKTK, from the coding sequence GTGTCTGTGAAACCGACACGGGCCAAGCGCACGGCGGGGCTGGCGCTGAGCCTCGCCCTGCTGGGCGGCCTGCTCTCAGGGTGCGCGAGCGACGGCGGGACGGAGACCATCCGTTTCACCTTCAGCAAGCGCGAAGCGATCCCCTTCATGACCAAGGTGGTCAACGAGTACAACGCGTCCCAGAACAAGACGCGGGTGGTGCTGGACACCTCGGGCGTGGACGTGGTCTCGGCGAGTTTCGTCCGCGGCAACCCGCCGGATCTGATGCTGGCGAACTACAACACCGAGGTCTCGCGGTTCATCGACCGCTGCGCGCTCAGCGATCTGAGCGGGACGGCCGCCGCCGGTCAGATCCGCCAGGACTACCAGCCCTTGCTGGATCAGTATGGGCACTGCGAGGGACGCCAGAGCGCACTCCCCTACTCCGTCATGGCGTCCTCGGTCATCTACGACAAGAAGATCTTCGCCGCCCACCGCATCGCCGTGCCGAAGACCTGGGATCAGCTGCTCGCGGCCTGCGAAGCACTCAAAGCCTCCGGCGTCACTCCCTTCCAAGCGACCATCATGGACAACTGGACGGTCGGCCAGGGCTGGTTCGACTACGCGGTGGGCGGCTCGCTCAACTTGGTGGACTTCTACCAGCGGCTCGCGGCCGAAGGCGACACGGTGGGCACGACGTCCACGACGTCCTTCTCCCAGGCGTTCACCGCGCCGATGGACCGGATGCAGCAGCTCCTGAAATACGCGAACAAGAACGCTTCAAGCCAGACCTACGGCGACGGCAATCTCGCCTTCGCCCAGGGCAAGGCGGCCATGTACCTGCAGGGGCCGTGGGCCTTCAGCGAGATCGCCAAGACGGCGCCCGATCTGGAGCTCGGCACCTTCCCCCTGCCGATGACGAACAACGAGAAGGACCTGGCCGTGAGGGTCAACCTGGACCTGGCGGCCATGGTGCCCCAGGCCTCGAAGCACCAGGAGGCCGCCCGGGCCTTCCTGGACTACCTCTACAAGCCCGAGCACATCCAGGCCTACAACGACTCCCAGCTGGGGTTCACCCCGCTCAAGGGCGCGGCACCGCCGAAGGACCCGCGGGTCGCCGGGATGATCCCCTATGTCGACCAGGGCAAGGTCTACCAGGGCCCCTCGGTGCTCATCCCGAAGACCATCCCGGTCTTCAACTACGCCCAGGCGATCGCCCTCGGCGCCGAGCCCGAAGCCACCCTGCGCACCCTCGACGCCGACTGGGCCCGGCTCGCGTTCCGGGCGCCGGCCACGAAGGAGAAGACGAAATGA
- a CDS encoding carbohydrate ABC transporter permease — translation MSTQTLLTPEASATDGERGRGLGRTPRVRLERVNWPATVLLLLCAVTVLLPLYVTLSMAFKTGAQAVDGNAFSLPAPFSVDGFVQAWNLTSFPVGAGVSLLVTAGTVVLTIVLSAFTSYAIVRNWDRKVFRYSFYYLLAAMFIPFPVVALPQIQLTGLLHLDNPLGVILLASMFQLSFSVLLFTAFLRSIPLELEESARIDGASTWVTFWRIIFPLLAPMSATVGIFAFLYAWNDFMMPSLIISDPALQTLPVRQNLFQTQFSNNYNVSFASYLMAMAPAIVAYLFTQRWVMAGVTQGAVKG, via the coding sequence ATGTCGACACAGACGCTTCTCACCCCCGAGGCTTCCGCCACCGACGGCGAGCGCGGCCGCGGCCTGGGCCGCACGCCCCGTGTCCGATTGGAACGGGTCAACTGGCCCGCCACCGTCCTGCTCCTGCTCTGCGCGGTCACCGTGCTCCTGCCGCTCTACGTCACCCTCTCGATGGCGTTCAAGACCGGGGCGCAGGCCGTGGACGGCAACGCGTTCTCCCTGCCCGCGCCGTTCTCGGTCGACGGCTTCGTGCAGGCCTGGAATCTGACGAGCTTCCCCGTGGGGGCCGGGGTCAGCCTCCTGGTGACCGCAGGCACCGTGGTGCTCACCATTGTGCTCTCCGCGTTCACGTCCTATGCGATCGTGCGCAACTGGGACCGCAAGGTGTTCCGCTACTCGTTCTACTACCTGCTGGCCGCGATGTTCATCCCGTTCCCCGTGGTGGCGCTGCCGCAGATCCAGCTCACCGGGCTCTTGCACCTGGACAACCCGCTGGGAGTCATCCTGCTGGCGAGCATGTTCCAGCTGAGCTTCAGCGTGCTCCTGTTCACCGCGTTCCTTCGGTCGATCCCGCTCGAACTCGAAGAGAGCGCCCGGATCGACGGGGCGAGCACCTGGGTCACCTTCTGGCGCATCATCTTCCCGCTGCTCGCCCCCATGAGCGCCACGGTGGGCATCTTCGCGTTCCTGTACGCGTGGAACGACTTCATGATGCCGTCCCTCATCATCTCGGATCCGGCACTGCAGACCCTTCCGGTTCGGCAGAACCTGTTCCAGACTCAATTCAGCAACAACTACAACGTGTCGTTCGCGTCTTATCTCATGGCGATGGCTCCCGCGATCGTCGCCTACCTGTTCACGCAGCGCTGGGTCATGGCGGGCGTCACCCAGGGCGCCGTCAAGGGCTGA